In a genomic window of Salvelinus fontinalis isolate EN_2023a unplaced genomic scaffold, ASM2944872v1 scaffold_0381, whole genome shotgun sequence:
- the LOC129845845 gene encoding CHRNA7-FAM7A fusion protein-like isoform X3 codes for MTNAWLQLHWTDTYLSWNPENSPGVQNLRFPSNQIWVPDILLYNSADERFDATFHTNVLVNSSGSCQYIPPGILKSTCYIDVRWFPFDVQKCDLKFGSWTYNGWLLDLQILDVDISSYIPNGEWDLVGVPVKRNELYYDCCKEPYPDVTFTVTMRRRTLYYGLNLLIPCVLISGLALLVFLLPADSGEKISLGITVLLSLTVFMLLVAEIMPATSDSVPLIGQYFSFAMMIVGLSLVVTVLVLQFHHHDPHGVKMPKWMRVILLNWCAWFLRMKKPGEERKTTTPSTNTTATPSSTTGGYKYSHPPPHHASSSSIQMSSIPGGQPSNTSTTNGNMNLYFGYHSVGMGGMGSLGGSHDNPCCPPSSDSSGVGVCSGGAGSQTTGTGGTCSPNEALLSDRDVGILRRLTVDQIPEIGRILEEVHFIAQRFREQDECEAVCSEWKFAAAVVDRLCLVAFTIFSIIGTFTILMSAPNFLEAVTKDYLT; via the exons TGCAGACGAGAGGTTTGATGCTACCTTCCACACCAACGTCCTGGTCAACTCCTCTGGATCCTGCCAGTACATTCCACCAG gTATTCTGAAGAGTACATGCTACATCGATGTTCGCTGGTTCCCCTTCGACGTCCAGAAGTGTGATCTGAAGTTTGGCTCGTGGACCTACAACGGCTGGCTGCTGGACCTCCAGATACTGGACGTTGACATCTCCTCATACATCCCCAACGGAGAGTGGGATCTCGTGG GTGTCCCAGTGAAGCGTAACGAGCTATATTATGACTGCTGTAAGGAGCCCTACCCTGACGTCACCTTTACTGTCACCATGAGGAGGAGAACACTGTACTACGGTCTCAACCTCCTCATCCCCTGTGTTCTCATCtctggcctggccctgctggtCTTCCTGCTGCCTGCAGACTCTGGAGAGAAGATCTCCCTGG gtatCACTGTCttgctgtctctgactgtcttCATGTTGCTGGTAGCAGAAATCATGCCGGCTACGTCAGACTCTGTTCCTCTCATCG GCCAGTATTTTTCATTCGCCATGATGATCGTGGGTCTCTCTCTCGTCGTCACGGTTCTCGTTCTACAGTTCCACCATCACGACCCTCACGGGGTAAAGATGCCTAAATGG ATGCGTGTCATCCTCCTCAACTGGTGCGCCTGGTTCCTCCGCATGAAGAAGCCTGGTGAGGAACGCAAGACGACCACCCCCTCCACCAACACCACTGCTACCCCCAGCTCCACCACAGGAGGCTACAAGTACTCCCACCCTCCCCCTCACCACGCCAGCAGCAGCTCCATCCAGATGAGCTCCATCCCTGGGGGACAGCCCTCCAATACCTCAACCACCAACGGCAACATGAACCTCTACTTCGGCTACCACTCCGTGGGTATGGGAGGGATGGGATCCTTGGGAGGGTCTCACGATAACCCCTGCTGCCCGCCTAGCAGTGACTCTTCTGGGGTTGGGGTCTGCAGTGGAGGGGCTGGTAGTCAGACCACGGGGACAGGTGGAACATGTTCCCCCAACGAGGCGCTACTCTCCGACCGGGATGTGGGGATCCTCCGGAGGTTGACGGTGGACCAGATCCCGGAGATCGGGCGGATCCTGGAGGAAGTTCATTTTATCGCCCAGAGGTTCAGGGAGCAGGACGAGTGCGAGGCGGTCTGCAGCGAGTGGAAGTTTGCGGCGGCGGTCGTGGATCGCCTTTGTCTCGTGGCGTTCACGATCTTCTCCATCATCGGCACGTTCACCATCCTCATGTCGGCGCCCAACTTCCTAGAGGCTGTGACCAAGGATTACCTCACATAA